The following DNA comes from Sphingopyxis sp. BSN-002.
CTCGTTCTGGCCGCCACGATGGGCCTTGCTGCTTGCGGCGAAAAGGCTGCTGACACCGCCACCACCGAAACCCCGGCGACCGAAACCACCGAAGGTGCCGCTGACGGGGCGATGCAGGCCGCCGAAGGCGCCGCCGACGCCGCTGCGACCGCTGGCGACGCTGCCAAGGACGCAGGCGCCGCTGCCGCTGCCGGCGACACCGCCGCTGCTGGCGACAAGGCTGCTGAAGCTGCCGGCGCTGCCAAGGAAGCGACCGACGCTGCCAAGGACGCCAAGGCTGCTGCCGAAGAAGCCAAGAAGTAAGCTTCTTTTCCGGCCTTCGGCTGGACGAAAAGGGGTCGCCGGCTCGCGCCGGCGGCCCTTTTTCTTTTGGAACGGACCGCTCCGCTCGCTTGTTGCCAAGCCCCTGATCGGCAGCTAATTCTCTGCGTTGATGGCTGGTCCCCCGGCCATTGGAATTCGAAAGGAAAATCCATGCGCAAGATCATTCTCGCCTCGATGGCCGCTGCGGCTTTCAGCCTTACCGCCTGCTCGGAAAAGACCCAGGACGCTGCCGCCGACACCGCCGCATCGGCCGCTGACGACGCCGCCGCCGCGGGCGATGCCGCCGCCGACGCCGCAAGCAACGCAGCCGATGCGACCGCCGATGCCGCCAAGGATGCCGGCGCGGCCGTCGAAGGCGCCGCCGACAAGGCCGGCAACGTCGTCGAAGGCACCGCAGCCGCTGCGGGCGACGCTGCCTCGAAGGCTGGCGACAAGATCGCCGAAGAAACCAAGAAGGCCGAAGCCAACGACAAGAAGTAAGTCGCGGGCACGCCTTCGGGCTGTTATCGGGGGGCTCCATCCTTTACGGATGGGGCCCCTTTTCGCTGGAGCGGACGATGCGATACATATGGCCGGTTCTCGCCTTCGCCCTGATCCTCGCGGGGTGCAGCCGTACCGACAATGAGCCCGGCCCCGGCGGCGTAACCGTCAGCGAGGCAAA
Coding sequences within:
- a CDS encoding entericidin EcnAB, producing MRKIILASMAAAAFSLTACSEKTQDAAADTAASAADDAAAAGDAAADAASNAADATADAAKDAGAAVEGAADKAGNVVEGTAAAAGDAASKAGDKIAEETKKAEANDKK